A DNA window from Mycolicibacter hiberniae contains the following coding sequences:
- a CDS encoding FAD-binding oxidoreductase, producing the protein MGLDDRDALRVLHDAFAAPCDASGVVAQFFNRWFGTDPSVRDLFPADLSPQRDAFAHAMSWVLGEFLAHRAQPPVSFLAQLGRDHRKYGVTQRHYQSVGQVLLVTLREALADRWTAAVDEAAREALNLIIGVMGGAADAEEGPAWWDGTVIEHLRVSRDIAVIRLQLDQPMPYHPGQYVKVEVPQCPRSWRYLSPSIPADETGAIEFHVRAVPAGLVSTAIVNETRPGDRWRLSSPLGGLHVDRGGGDVLMVAGSTGLAPLRSMIMDLTRWGENPRVHLFFGGRYPCELYDLPTLWQIAAHNPWLSVTPVSEYPRDPDWSADYPDVTPPRGLHLRQTGRLADVVTRYGNWGDRQILVCGGPEMTRATVAALIAKGTPPQRIQHDPLSA; encoded by the coding sequence GTGGGCCTGGACGACCGCGATGCGCTGCGCGTTCTGCATGACGCGTTCGCTGCGCCGTGCGACGCTTCCGGTGTTGTCGCCCAGTTCTTCAACCGATGGTTCGGCACCGACCCGTCGGTCCGCGACCTGTTCCCCGCCGACCTGAGCCCCCAGCGGGACGCCTTCGCCCACGCCATGAGCTGGGTGCTGGGTGAATTCCTCGCCCATCGGGCGCAACCACCCGTGTCGTTCCTGGCTCAACTGGGCCGCGATCACCGCAAGTACGGTGTGACCCAACGCCATTACCAGAGCGTGGGCCAGGTGCTGTTGGTCACCCTGCGGGAGGCGTTGGCCGACCGCTGGACTGCGGCCGTCGACGAAGCCGCCCGCGAGGCGCTGAACCTGATCATCGGCGTGATGGGCGGCGCCGCCGATGCCGAAGAAGGTCCGGCCTGGTGGGACGGCACCGTCATCGAGCATCTCCGGGTCTCGCGCGACATCGCCGTCATCCGGCTCCAGCTGGATCAGCCGATGCCGTACCACCCCGGCCAATACGTCAAAGTCGAGGTACCTCAGTGCCCTCGGTCGTGGCGCTACCTGAGCCCCAGCATTCCGGCCGACGAAACCGGGGCGATCGAGTTTCACGTGCGGGCGGTTCCGGCCGGACTGGTCAGCACCGCGATCGTCAACGAGACCCGGCCCGGCGACCGGTGGCGCCTGTCCAGCCCGTTGGGCGGCCTGCACGTGGACCGGGGCGGCGGCGATGTCCTGATGGTGGCCGGCAGCACCGGCCTGGCGCCGCTGCGGTCGATGATCATGGACCTGACCCGCTGGGGCGAGAATCCGCGCGTGCACCTGTTCTTCGGCGGCCGCTATCCCTGCGAGCTCTACGATCTGCCCACCCTGTGGCAGATCGCGGCGCACAATCCCTGGCTATCGGTGACCCCGGTGTCGGAATACCCGCGCGACCCCGACTGGTCCGCAGACTATCCCGACGTGACACCGCCGCGCGGACTGCATCTGCGCCAGACCGGGCGACTGGCAGACGTGGTCACCCGTTACGGCAACTGGGGCGATCGGCAGATCCTGGTCTGCGGCGGCCCGGAGATGACACGCGCGACCGTGGCCGCCCTCATCGCCAAAGGAACTCCCCCGCAACGCATTCAACACGACCCCCTGTCGGCGTGA
- a CDS encoding GAP family protein, with amino-acid sequence MTTSLASVWTALIPLALVVALSPITVIPAVLVLHTARPRQTGLAFLLGWLAGLAALTAAFVAASGLAGGLQRTPPGWASWLRIVVGTALIGFGLYRWTARHGHSEMPRWMRAFTTMAPLRAGLMGAVLAVVRPEVLFMCAAAGLTIGSAGLPAEDSWPTAAFFVALSASSVLIPILGYVAASDRLDPALHRLKDWMERQHAALVAVILILIGAMVVYNGIHAL; translated from the coding sequence ATGACGACCAGCCTGGCTTCGGTGTGGACTGCCCTGATACCCCTTGCCCTGGTGGTGGCGCTGTCCCCGATCACCGTTATCCCGGCCGTGCTCGTGCTGCACACCGCGCGCCCGAGGCAGACCGGTCTGGCCTTCCTGCTCGGATGGCTGGCCGGTCTGGCGGCTCTGACCGCCGCGTTCGTCGCGGCATCCGGCCTGGCCGGCGGTCTGCAGAGGACGCCGCCGGGCTGGGCGTCCTGGTTGCGGATCGTCGTCGGTACTGCGCTGATCGGGTTCGGCCTCTACCGGTGGACGGCCCGGCACGGGCACAGCGAAATGCCCCGCTGGATGCGCGCCTTCACCACGATGGCACCGCTGCGCGCCGGCCTGATGGGCGCGGTACTGGCCGTCGTCCGGCCGGAGGTGTTGTTCATGTGCGCCGCCGCCGGCCTGACCATCGGCAGCGCCGGACTGCCCGCCGAGGACAGCTGGCCCACGGCGGCATTCTTCGTCGCGCTCTCCGCCTCCTCGGTCCTGATTCCCATTCTGGGCTACGTGGCCGCCAGCGACCGGCTGGATCCGGCACTGCACCGGCTCAAAGACTGGATGGAGCGCCAGCACGCCGCACTGGTCGCGGTGATCCTGATCCTGATCGGTGCGATGGTGGTCTACAACGGGATTCACGCGCTCTGA
- the clpB gene encoding ATP-dependent chaperone ClpB, producing the protein MDSFNPTTKTQAALTAALQTATVAGNPEIRPAHLLQALLTQNDGIAAPLLEAVGVNPATVRTEAQRLIDLAPQVTNSNAQPQLSRDALAAITVAQQLATELDDEYVSTEHLMVGLSTGDSDVAKLLTGHGASPQALREAFVKVRGSARVTSADPEASYQALEKYSTDLTARAREGKLDPVIGRDTEIRRVVQVLSRRTKNNPVLIGEPGVGKTAIVEGLAQRIVAGDVPESLRDKTVVSLDLGSMVAGAKYRGEFEERLKAVLDEIKESAGQIITFIDELHTIVGAGATGEGAMDAGNMIKPMLARGELRLVGATTLEEYRKYIEKDAALERRFQQVYVGEPSAEDTIGILRGLKDRYEVHHGVRITDSALVAAATLSDRYITARFLPDKAIDLVDEAASRLRMEIDSRPVEIDEVERLVRRLEIEEMALTKESDEASKDRLDKLRAELADHKEKLAELTTRWQNEKNAIDVVRELKEQLEALRGESDRAERDGDLAKAAELRYGRIPEVEKKLDAALPVAHAQEDLMLKEEVGPDDIADVVSAWTGIPAGRLLEGETAKLLRMEDELGKRVVGQRKPVQAVSDAVRRSRAGVADPNRPTGSFLFLGPTGVGKTELAKALADFLFDDERAMVRIDMSEYGEKHSVARLVGAPPGYVGYDQGGQLTEAVRRRPYTVVLFDEVEKAHPDVFDVLLQVLDEGRLTDGQGRTVDFRNTILILTSNLGSGGTDDEVMAAVRAAFKPEFINRLDDVLIFEGLNPEELVQIVDIQLQQLAKRLAQRRLTIEVSLEAKKWLARRGFDPVYGARPLRRLIQQAIGDQLAKMLLAGQVHDGDVVPINISADGESLILG; encoded by the coding sequence GTGGACTCTTTCAACCCGACCACCAAGACGCAGGCAGCCCTCACCGCCGCTTTGCAAACGGCCACGGTCGCCGGCAACCCCGAAATCCGGCCTGCGCACCTGCTGCAGGCCCTGCTGACCCAGAACGACGGGATCGCGGCGCCGCTGCTGGAGGCGGTCGGGGTGAACCCCGCGACGGTCCGGACCGAGGCGCAGCGGCTGATCGATCTGGCGCCGCAGGTGACCAACTCCAACGCGCAACCGCAGCTGTCCCGCGACGCGCTGGCCGCGATCACCGTTGCCCAGCAGTTGGCCACCGAACTCGACGACGAGTACGTGTCGACCGAACACCTGATGGTGGGCCTGTCCACCGGCGACTCCGATGTCGCCAAGCTGCTGACCGGTCACGGTGCCTCTCCGCAGGCATTGCGGGAGGCGTTCGTGAAGGTGCGCGGCAGTGCGCGGGTCACCAGCGCGGACCCCGAGGCCAGCTACCAGGCGTTGGAGAAGTACTCCACCGATCTGACCGCCCGTGCGCGTGAGGGCAAGCTGGACCCGGTGATCGGGCGTGACACCGAGATCCGCCGGGTGGTACAGGTTTTGAGCCGGCGCACCAAGAACAACCCGGTGCTCATCGGCGAGCCCGGCGTCGGCAAGACCGCGATCGTCGAGGGACTGGCGCAGCGCATCGTCGCTGGCGACGTCCCGGAGAGCCTGCGCGACAAGACCGTCGTCAGCCTGGACCTGGGTTCGATGGTGGCCGGCGCCAAGTACCGCGGCGAGTTCGAAGAACGCCTCAAGGCCGTCCTGGACGAGATCAAGGAGTCGGCCGGGCAGATCATCACATTCATCGACGAGCTGCACACCATCGTGGGCGCCGGTGCCACCGGCGAGGGCGCGATGGACGCCGGCAACATGATCAAGCCGATGCTCGCGCGCGGCGAGCTGCGACTCGTGGGCGCGACCACGCTCGAGGAATACCGCAAGTACATCGAGAAGGACGCCGCCCTGGAGCGCCGCTTCCAGCAGGTCTACGTCGGCGAACCGTCGGCAGAGGACACCATCGGCATCCTGCGCGGCCTCAAGGACCGCTACGAAGTCCACCACGGGGTGCGCATCACCGACTCGGCGCTGGTGGCCGCGGCCACGCTGTCCGACCGCTACATCACGGCCCGATTCCTGCCGGACAAGGCCATCGACCTGGTCGACGAGGCGGCCTCGCGACTGCGCATGGAGATCGACTCCCGGCCGGTCGAGATCGACGAGGTCGAGCGCCTGGTGCGGCGCCTGGAGATCGAAGAGATGGCCCTGACCAAGGAGTCCGACGAGGCCTCCAAGGACCGGCTGGACAAGCTGCGCGCCGAATTGGCCGACCACAAAGAGAAGCTCGCCGAGCTCACAACCAGGTGGCAGAACGAGAAGAACGCCATCGACGTCGTCCGCGAACTCAAGGAGCAGCTTGAGGCGTTGCGTGGCGAGTCCGACCGTGCCGAACGCGACGGCGACCTGGCCAAGGCCGCTGAGCTGCGCTACGGCCGAATCCCGGAGGTGGAGAAGAAGCTTGACGCCGCACTGCCGGTTGCTCACGCTCAAGAAGACCTCATGCTCAAGGAAGAGGTCGGCCCCGACGACATCGCCGATGTGGTGAGCGCCTGGACGGGTATCCCGGCAGGCCGGCTGCTGGAGGGCGAGACCGCCAAGCTGCTGCGCATGGAGGACGAGCTCGGCAAGCGGGTCGTCGGTCAGCGCAAACCGGTGCAGGCGGTCTCGGACGCGGTGCGGCGCAGCCGGGCAGGTGTCGCCGACCCCAACCGGCCCACAGGCTCCTTCCTGTTCCTGGGACCCACCGGCGTGGGCAAGACCGAGCTGGCCAAGGCGCTGGCCGACTTCCTGTTCGACGACGAACGGGCCATGGTCCGCATCGACATGAGCGAATACGGCGAGAAGCACTCGGTGGCTCGCCTGGTCGGCGCGCCTCCCGGCTACGTCGGTTACGACCAGGGCGGTCAGCTGACCGAGGCGGTACGCCGCCGGCCCTACACGGTGGTGCTGTTCGACGAAGTCGAGAAGGCGCACCCGGACGTGTTCGACGTGCTGCTGCAGGTCCTCGACGAGGGCCGGCTCACCGACGGCCAGGGCCGCACGGTGGACTTCCGCAACACGATCTTGATCCTGACGTCCAACCTGGGTTCGGGTGGCACCGACGACGAGGTGATGGCCGCGGTGCGGGCCGCGTTCAAGCCGGAGTTCATCAACCGGCTGGACGACGTGCTCATCTTCGAGGGCCTCAACCCCGAGGAACTGGTGCAGATCGTCGACATCCAGCTGCAGCAACTGGCCAAGCGCCTGGCGCAACGGCGGCTGACCATCGAGGTCTCCTTGGAGGCCAAGAAGTGGCTGGCCCGTCGTGGCTTCGACCCGGTCTATGGGGCGCGCCCCCTGCGCCGGCTCATCCAGCAGGCCATCGGCGACCAGCTGGCCAAGATGCTGCTGGCCGGCCAGGTGCACGACGGCGACGTGGTGCCGATCAACATCAGCGCGGACGGCGAGTCGCTGATCCTGGGCTGA
- the dnaJ gene encoding molecular chaperone DnaJ, translated as MAQREWVEKDFYKELGVSSDASEKEIKSAYRKLASELHPDRNPNNPAAAERFKAVSEAYSVLSDEAKRKEYDETRRLFAGGGFGRRFNGGGGGFGGGNFDRFSTGADGGEFNLNDLFGAAGQTGGANIGDLFGGLFGRGAQQRPSRPRRGNDLETESELSFLEATKGVEMPLRLTSAAPCTNCHGSGARPGTSPRVCVSCNGSGVISSNQGAFGFSEPCTECRGSGSIIEHPCTECKGTGRAARTRTINVRIPPGVEDGQRIRLAGQGEAGLRGAPSGDLYVTVRVRPDKVFGRDGDDLTVTIPVSFAELALGTTLSVPTLDGKVGVRVPKGTADGRILRVRGRGVPKRGGGHGDLLVTVKVAVPPNLEGSAQAALEAYAAAEQASGFDPRAGWAGNRS; from the coding sequence ATGGCTCAGCGTGAATGGGTCGAAAAAGACTTCTACAAGGAGTTGGGCGTCTCCTCCGACGCCAGCGAGAAAGAGATCAAGAGCGCCTACCGCAAGTTGGCCTCCGAACTGCATCCGGACCGCAACCCGAACAACCCGGCTGCCGCGGAGCGATTCAAGGCGGTCTCGGAGGCCTACAGCGTCTTGTCCGATGAGGCCAAGCGCAAGGAATACGACGAGACCCGACGGCTGTTCGCCGGCGGCGGCTTCGGCCGGCGCTTCAACGGCGGGGGCGGCGGCTTCGGCGGCGGCAACTTCGACCGGTTCTCCACCGGCGCCGACGGCGGCGAGTTCAACCTCAACGACCTGTTCGGCGCCGCCGGGCAGACCGGTGGGGCCAACATAGGCGATCTCTTCGGCGGCCTGTTCGGGCGCGGGGCTCAGCAACGGCCCAGCCGGCCGCGGCGGGGAAACGACCTGGAGACCGAATCCGAGCTCAGTTTCCTCGAGGCCACCAAGGGTGTGGAGATGCCGCTGCGCCTGACCAGTGCCGCGCCGTGCACCAACTGTCACGGCAGCGGCGCCCGGCCGGGCACCAGCCCGCGGGTGTGCGTGTCCTGTAACGGATCCGGGGTGATCAGCAGCAACCAGGGCGCGTTCGGGTTCTCCGAGCCGTGTACCGAATGTCGCGGCAGCGGCTCGATCATCGAACACCCGTGCACCGAGTGCAAGGGGACCGGGCGGGCCGCCCGGACCCGAACCATCAACGTGCGGATTCCGCCGGGCGTCGAAGACGGCCAACGGATTCGGCTGGCCGGTCAGGGAGAGGCAGGCCTGCGCGGCGCTCCCTCGGGCGACCTCTACGTGACGGTACGGGTGCGCCCGGACAAGGTCTTCGGCCGCGACGGCGACGACCTGACGGTCACCATCCCGGTGAGTTTCGCCGAACTGGCCCTGGGCACCACCTTGTCGGTACCGACACTGGACGGCAAGGTCGGCGTGCGGGTTCCCAAGGGCACCGCAGACGGCCGGATTCTGCGGGTGCGGGGGCGCGGCGTGCCCAAGCGCGGCGGCGGCCACGGCGATCTGCTCGTCACCGTCAAGGTTGCGGTTCCCCCCAATCTGGAAGGCTCGGCGCAGGCGGCGCTCGAGGCCTACGCGGCGGCGGAGCAGGCCAGCGGGTTCGACCCGCGGGCCGGATGGGCGGGTAACCGGTCATGA
- a CDS encoding TetR/AcrR family transcriptional regulator — protein sequence MDTTAPRVWRGQTHDDRAQLRRAQLMRAGFELLGTEGTSGVTMRAVCRHAGLSPRYFYESFSDTDELMLSVYDRCNAELLDAIAGATDPESPVAAAVDAAAGYFEADPRRLRILLREPQSSNLLAAHRADVLPGLLTELAGSAGVTDPPGSPTSRAMHASALSGALTALVLDWADGRLRASRAELVAFATALVLAGLAGTGDSGP from the coding sequence ATGGACACGACGGCGCCGCGAGTATGGCGTGGCCAGACTCATGACGACCGGGCCCAACTCCGCCGAGCGCAACTGATGCGGGCCGGATTCGAGCTGCTGGGCACCGAGGGCACCTCGGGAGTCACCATGCGGGCGGTCTGCCGGCACGCCGGGCTGAGCCCGCGCTACTTCTATGAAAGTTTCAGCGACACAGATGAATTGATGCTGTCGGTCTACGATCGCTGCAACGCCGAGCTGCTGGACGCCATCGCCGGCGCCACCGACCCGGAATCTCCCGTCGCGGCGGCGGTCGACGCTGCCGCCGGCTACTTCGAGGCAGACCCCCGTCGGTTGCGGATCCTGTTGCGCGAGCCGCAGTCCAGCAATCTGCTCGCCGCCCACCGGGCCGATGTACTGCCCGGGCTCCTGACCGAGCTGGCCGGTTCCGCGGGCGTCACCGACCCGCCGGGCAGCCCCACCAGCCGCGCCATGCACGCCAGCGCACTGTCGGGAGCTCTGACCGCGCTGGTTCTCGACTGGGCCGATGGCCGGCTGCGCGCCAGCCGCGCCGAGCTGGTCGCCTTCGCGACCGCGCTGGTGCTGGCGGGCCTGGCCGGGACCGGCGATTCAGGACCCTGA
- a CDS encoding heat shock protein transcriptional repressor HspR, producing MSNSENSRTFLISVAAELAGMHAQTLRTYDRIGLVSPRRSSGGGRRYSERDVDMLREVQRLSQDEGVNLAGIKRIIELTNQVEALQSRIKEMSAELEMLRAKQRRELAVLPKSTAVVVWQPRS from the coding sequence ATGAGCAACTCGGAGAACTCCCGCACCTTCTTGATCTCGGTGGCCGCGGAGCTGGCCGGGATGCACGCGCAGACGCTGCGCACCTATGACCGCATCGGGCTGGTCAGTCCCCGGCGCAGTTCCGGTGGCGGGCGCCGCTACTCCGAACGTGACGTGGACATGCTGCGCGAGGTGCAGCGGCTCTCCCAGGACGAGGGCGTCAACCTGGCCGGGATCAAGCGCATCATCGAGCTGACCAATCAGGTGGAGGCGCTGCAGTCGCGGATCAAGGAGATGTCGGCCGAGCTGGAGATGTTGCGCGCCAAGCAGCGTCGGGAGCTCGCCGTCTTGCCCAAGAGCACCGCCGTGGTGGTCTGGCAGCCCCGCAGCTAG
- a CDS encoding aldose 1-epimerase — translation MTDLAACVLSDPSSPLTATFRPHAGMIGTSLADDGVELLGQLRGVAAYVTEHKTMGIPLLYPWANRLSANTYRVGDTTVTLAPGAGGVHTDDYGAPIHGILAGEPGWRVTARSASALTAQLDFGSRPDLLAAFPFPHLLELAVTLADRTLTVRTTVTATGDTVVPLCFGFHPYLQLPDVPRSQWLIQTPAMRSRIVDPHGIPTGAVAAHPATTQLLGEQVFDHGFDEVQPGSVFAVSGGGRRVEVCFDAGYPAAQIYAPATDDVVCFEPMAAPTDALRRGGYAVARSGRPGVAQFSIRLA, via the coding sequence GTGACCGATCTCGCCGCCTGCGTCCTGTCGGATCCGTCGTCACCGCTGACGGCGACCTTCCGGCCGCACGCCGGCATGATCGGCACCTCGCTGGCCGACGACGGCGTGGAACTGCTCGGCCAACTGCGGGGTGTGGCCGCCTATGTCACCGAGCACAAGACCATGGGCATCCCGCTGCTGTATCCGTGGGCGAATCGCTTGAGCGCCAACACCTACCGGGTGGGCGATACGACGGTGACGCTGGCCCCCGGGGCCGGCGGGGTGCACACCGACGACTACGGCGCCCCGATCCACGGGATCCTGGCCGGCGAGCCCGGTTGGCGGGTGACTGCCCGGTCGGCGTCGGCGCTGACCGCGCAGCTCGACTTCGGATCGCGCCCGGATCTGCTCGCGGCGTTTCCGTTCCCGCACCTGCTGGAGCTGGCGGTGACACTGGCGGACCGCACCTTGACGGTGCGCACCACGGTCACAGCCACCGGTGACACGGTGGTGCCGCTGTGCTTCGGTTTCCACCCCTATCTGCAGCTTCCCGACGTGCCCCGATCGCAGTGGCTGATCCAGACCCCGGCGATGCGGTCCCGGATCGTGGACCCGCACGGCATCCCCACCGGGGCGGTCGCCGCACACCCGGCAACCACGCAGTTGTTGGGCGAGCAGGTCTTCGACCATGGTTTCGACGAGGTGCAGCCGGGATCGGTGTTCGCGGTCTCCGGCGGCGGCCGCCGCGTGGAGGTGTGTTTCGACGCGGGGTATCCGGCGGCGCAGATCTATGCGCCGGCCACCGACGACGTGGTCTGCTTCGAGCCGATGGCCGCGCCCACCGACGCGCTGCGCCGCGGCGGCTACGCGGTGGCGCGCTCGGGCCGGCCGGGTGTGGCCCAGTTCTCGATCCGGCTCGCCTGA
- a CDS encoding PecA family PE domain-processing aspartic protease — MASRRHRLVGAVGAAGALLALSAPAPAAHADWDDLLQPLLDAISWVDPGIAADTDPGSALASLDTLFNGWYQDLVYNPLNSIAPWLFGPDVAGSAADYGPDTPLADLPTSFTVPMDVNLVTQPVINVSVGGGPQTEVLVDTGAAGLVMPIWNINPFGITGLPTGFNIGQFGGYLNYFYLELPTTVTFTGFDENDVAGTVTADTSVAAVLFAFPADFNIFGPWSIHDYLAGSSTGILGIGPNALGPTPDHIPTADLPGELGRGVLIDQPNGELIFGANPLEGGIAVNGAPWSALYVSLNGATPQQVNGVIDSGGVFGTMPSSVLSSAGITPTANGTLPDGTLIRVYTPGGQLLYSYTVSSTTYSNDPADASTRGPVVISGNSMNTGNLPFAMEPIYVSYDTGQTIFGGVAPNTVQM, encoded by the coding sequence ATGGCAAGTCGTCGCCATCGGCTGGTGGGTGCCGTCGGCGCCGCCGGCGCATTGCTGGCGCTGAGCGCCCCGGCCCCCGCCGCGCACGCCGACTGGGACGACCTGCTGCAGCCCCTGCTCGACGCGATCAGCTGGGTAGACCCCGGTATCGCCGCCGACACCGATCCGGGTTCGGCCCTGGCCTCGCTGGACACCCTGTTCAACGGCTGGTACCAGGACCTGGTCTACAACCCGCTGAACAGCATCGCGCCGTGGCTGTTCGGCCCCGATGTCGCCGGCAGCGCCGCCGACTACGGCCCCGACACCCCGCTCGCCGATCTCCCCACCAGCTTCACCGTCCCGATGGACGTCAACCTGGTCACCCAGCCGGTCATCAACGTCTCCGTCGGCGGCGGCCCGCAGACCGAGGTCCTGGTCGACACCGGCGCCGCCGGACTGGTCATGCCGATCTGGAACATCAACCCCTTCGGCATCACCGGCCTGCCGACCGGATTCAACATCGGCCAGTTCGGTGGCTACCTGAACTACTTCTACCTGGAACTGCCCACCACGGTCACCTTCACCGGCTTCGATGAGAACGACGTCGCCGGTACGGTCACCGCCGACACCTCGGTCGCCGCGGTGCTGTTCGCGTTCCCGGCGGACTTCAACATCTTCGGCCCGTGGTCCATCCACGACTACCTGGCCGGATCCTCCACCGGCATCTTGGGCATCGGGCCCAACGCGCTCGGCCCCACACCCGACCACATTCCGACCGCCGATCTGCCGGGCGAGCTCGGCCGCGGCGTGCTGATCGACCAGCCCAACGGGGAACTGATCTTCGGGGCCAACCCGCTGGAAGGTGGGATCGCCGTCAACGGCGCCCCGTGGTCGGCCCTGTACGTGAGCCTCAACGGCGCCACACCTCAGCAGGTCAACGGGGTGATCGACTCCGGCGGGGTGTTCGGAACCATGCCGTCGTCGGTGCTGAGCAGCGCGGGCATCACGCCGACGGCCAACGGCACCCTCCCGGACGGGACGCTGATCCGGGTCTACACCCCGGGCGGGCAGCTGCTCTACTCCTACACCGTGAGTTCGACGACCTACTCGAACGACCCCGCCGACGCGTCGACCCGTGGCCCGGTGGTGATCAGCGGCAACAGCATGAACACCGGTAACTTGCCGTTCGCGATGGAGCCGATTTACGTCTCCTACGACACCGGGCAGACCATCTTCGGCGGGGTCGCGCCGAACACCGTGCAAATGTGA
- the grpE gene encoding nucleotide exchange factor GrpE: MSPEGAANGSDVPPETITVTDKRRIDPETGEVRESSSGPAPSGPAPEEPPAEEDQDDPLAELTADLQRVQADFANYRKRALRDQQGVADRAKASVVTELLAILDDLDRARSHGDLESGPLKAIADKLTGVLTGMGLSSFGVEGDEFDPQLHEAVQHEGDGTHSVIGTVLRRGYKLGEQVLRHAMVGVVDTVPDAGSGGAVVDGDSADKN; this comes from the coding sequence GTGAGCCCCGAGGGCGCCGCGAACGGCTCCGACGTCCCGCCGGAGACCATCACCGTCACCGATAAGCGGCGTATCGACCCCGAAACCGGTGAGGTGCGGGAGAGTTCCTCCGGACCGGCCCCCAGTGGGCCGGCTCCGGAGGAGCCGCCCGCCGAAGAAGACCAGGACGACCCGCTGGCCGAACTCACTGCGGACCTGCAGCGAGTGCAGGCGGACTTCGCCAACTACCGCAAGCGGGCGCTGCGCGATCAGCAAGGTGTTGCCGATCGCGCCAAGGCCTCGGTGGTGACCGAACTGCTCGCGATCCTCGACGATCTGGATCGCGCCCGCAGCCACGGTGACCTGGAATCGGGTCCGCTCAAGGCGATTGCCGACAAGTTGACCGGTGTGCTCACCGGGATGGGCCTGTCGTCGTTCGGCGTCGAGGGCGATGAATTCGACCCGCAGCTGCACGAAGCGGTCCAGCATGAGGGTGACGGCACGCACTCGGTGATCGGCACCGTCCTGCGGCGGGGCTACAAGCTCGGCGAGCAGGTGTTGCGGCACGCGATGGTCGGCGTCGTAGACACCGTCCCGGACGCCGGATCGGGCGGAGCAGTTGTCGACGGCGACAGCGCCGACAAGAATTGA
- a CDS encoding nuclear transport factor 2 family protein, whose protein sequence is MFDEALFREAIAKPRLRQPLPDYLPGNRAGGKVKVLTEPELNAMTEQWFLDLDRKIAHYAERGIDVAFAAEWAKKYWWSWLMRDMSLNHELYTPDLRYKDPTTFGRIIVGLEEFERYNFSFLDAIPDWRYDPLPGQVYFDVTPEGETRVIVRYIGSGHFSGTLRFYPYDESAPAIHGVGTFVQCTAVDRYHFNADGLMYEGETLFDLLDATQSAGVLPSDDSWLFRALMGASRLPRMMQDARRALRLG, encoded by the coding sequence ATGTTCGACGAGGCGCTGTTCAGGGAGGCCATCGCCAAGCCGAGGCTGCGTCAGCCGCTACCGGATTACCTGCCCGGAAACCGCGCCGGCGGCAAGGTCAAGGTGCTCACCGAGCCCGAGCTCAACGCCATGACCGAGCAGTGGTTCCTCGACCTGGACCGCAAGATCGCGCACTACGCCGAGCGCGGGATCGACGTGGCCTTCGCCGCCGAATGGGCCAAGAAGTATTGGTGGAGTTGGCTGATGCGGGATATGTCGCTCAACCACGAGCTCTACACGCCGGATCTGCGCTACAAAGACCCCACCACCTTCGGCCGCATCATCGTCGGTCTCGAGGAGTTCGAGCGCTACAACTTCTCCTTCCTCGACGCCATCCCGGACTGGCGCTACGACCCGCTGCCCGGGCAGGTCTATTTCGACGTCACGCCCGAGGGCGAGACGCGGGTGATCGTCCGCTACATCGGCAGCGGACACTTCAGCGGCACGCTGCGCTTCTACCCCTACGACGAGTCGGCTCCGGCGATCCACGGCGTCGGCACCTTCGTGCAGTGCACCGCGGTGGACCGCTACCACTTCAACGCCGACGGGCTCATGTACGAGGGGGAGACGCTGTTCGACCTGCTCGACGCCACCCAATCGGCCGGCGTGCTCCCCTCGGACGACAGCTGGCTGTTCCGGGCGCTGATGGGCGCCTCGCGGTTGCCCCGGATGATGCAGGATGCCCGTCGCGCGTTGCGTCTTGGCTGA